The Mesorhizobium opportunistum WSM2075 DNA window GTCACTTCGGCGATCAAATTGTCCGTCGACGATCGGCTGTGCATCCCGGTGCCGCTCTATCACTGCTTCGGCATGTCGATGGGCACGATGGGTTGCGTCTCGAAGGGCGCGACCATGGTTTTCCCGGGCGAGGGCTTCGATGCCGGCGCCACGCTGAAAGCCGTGGCGCAGGAGCGTTGCACCGGGCTCTATGGCGTGCCGACCATGTTTGTCGGCCTGCTCGATCATCCGGATTTCCAATCCTTCGATCTCTCCAGCCTGCGCACCGGCATCATGGCCGGCTCGCCATGCCCGATCGAGGTGATGAAGAAGGTGGTGTCGCTGATGCATATGTCGCAGGTGACCATCGCCTACGGCATGACCGAAACCAGCCCGGTGTCGTTCCAGAGCGGTGTCGACGATCCCCTGGAAAAGCGCGTCTCGACCGTCGGGCGCATTCATCCTCATGTCGAGGTCAAAGCGGTCGATGCCGACGGCGCCACGGTTGCGGTGGGCGCGCCGGGCGAGTTGTGCACACGCGGTTATTCGGTGATGAAGGGCTACTGGGACGACGACGACAAGACCCGCGAGGCGATCGATAGCGACGGCTGGATGCACACCGGCGACCTCGCCACCATCGATGCCGAGGGCTATTGCAACATCGTCGGCCGGGTCAAGGACATGGTCATCCGCGGCGGCGAGAACGTCTACCCGAGAGAGGTGGAGGAATTCCTCTACCGCCATCCCAAGGTCAGGGAAGTGCAGGTGTTCGGCATTCCCGACACCAAATATGGCGAGGAGCTGTGCGCCTGGATCGTGCTCAAGCCCGGCCAGATCGCCACCGAGCAGGAGATCAAGAACTTCTGCTCCGGCCAGATCGCCCACTATAAGATCCCCCGCCACATCCGCTTCCGCACCGAATTGCCGATGACGGTGACCGGCAAGCCGCAAAAATTCCTGATGCGCGAAGCGATGGTGGAGGAACTGGGACTGGTGACGCAGAAGACGGCGTGAGGGGCGGGCGCCTCGATTTTGTCGTTGCGCTCGATAATGCCAAGGTCGCGCGACCTTGCGACATCTTCAGGAGCCGCGGACACATGGGGGGCTTGCATGACTGGTTTCCGACGATCGGCGGTTTCCTACGCGATGCCCCTCGCTGCGCTGGCGATGGCTGTCGCGGTCAGAGCCAGCGGGCTGTCGGTGGACCAGGGTTCGTTGAATGCCAGGATCCTTGTCGGTGCGCTGTCGAGTGCGATCATGTTCGTCACCATTTTCGTGGTGCTCGACCACGCCGAGGCGGTAGCTCGGCGGGTAGGGGAGCCGTACGGCACGCTGGTGCTGACGTTTGCCGTCACGGCGATCGAAGTGTCGATCATTGTTTCCATGATGCTGCATGGAGAGAACAACCCGACGCTGGCACGGGAATCCGTCTTCTCGACGGTAATGATCACGTCCACCGGCGTTGTCGGCATGTGTCTCGCGCTTGGCGGCTGGCGTCATCGCAAGCAGGCCATCGTTCGGCAAGGGACCAGTGCCTATCTGGCGGTTCTGATCGCGCTGACCGTCATGACGCTTATTCTGCCGACCTACACCCAGACTACGGATCCCGGCACGTTTTCGGCAGCCCAACTTGGTTTCGTCAGCGTCCTTTCAGTGCTGCTCTATGCAAGCTTCGTGTTCGCGCAGACCGTCCGGCACCGGGAAGACTTTATTCAGGGACAACCACACGACGTTTCGGTGCGCGCTGCCCCTCAGGAGAACATCTCTGCCAGTGCTCTGCTGCTGATGGCCGGGCTGATCGGAATTGTCATGCTCGCCGAGCAGGTCGCGGCAAGCGTCGAAGATACGCTCGTAGCCTACCAGGTGACCCAGGCTGACAGCATTGTGGGGGCAATGATCGCGGGGCTGGTGTTGATGCCGGAGGCCATTTCGGCGGTGCGCGCTTCACTCAACAATGAGCTGCAGCGCGGCTTGAATGTCGCGATGGGTTCGGCTTGCGCCACGATCGGCCTCACCATACCGGGAGTTGCTGCCGCCAGCCTGCTGACGGGGAGAGGACTGACCTTGGGGCTGCCGGCTGCCGATGCGGTCCTTTTGGTCTTGGCGCTTTTCATATGCAATGTAAGCTTCAGCACCGAAAGAACGACGTTCTTGACCGGAATGGTCCATCTCGTAGTTTTTTTCACCTATGTATTTCTGATATTTATACCATGAAGGCTTTGGTGCGAGCGAAGCGCCAGCGGTAGGCATCCTTCATTATCTCAGACCGCGGATTTGAGGTGATCGATGAAAGCGCGCAGCTTCGGCAGGATCTGGCGCTTGCCGGGATGATAGAGGAAGACGCCCGGCGTCGTGGCGGCGATGCTGTCCAGCACCGGCTCGAGTTTTCCCTGCGCTATCGGAGCTTCGGCGACAGGCCGAGGGATCTGCGCCAGCCCGATCCCCCGCATCGCGGCCCCGAGTAATGTCGGATAGTCGTGGGCGATCAGTGGACCCGAGACCATCGCCTCGATCGCCTCGTTGCCGTCGACGAAGGACCACGGCGCGATGGCGCCGTTCGAACGGCGCAAGCGCAGGCAGGCGTGGTGGCGCAAATCCTCCACCCGCTCGGGGCGCCCGTGGCGCTCGAAATAGTCAGGACTGCCGACGACCACGAACGAGAACGACGGCGTCAGTCGCACGGCGACCATGTCGGGGGCGATGAACTGGCCGAGGCGAATGCCGGCATCGAAACCGCCGGTCGCGAGATCGACCATCTCGTCGCTGGCGGCGATCTCCAGTTCGACCTCGGGATAGGCCCGACAGAAGGACGCGATCACCGGCTCCAGGATCAACGGCACCACGGCGCGGGGCACCGACAGGCGCAGCAGACCGGTCGGCCGTTGGCCGACGTCACGGGCGGCCTCGCCCGCGGCGACGATCTCTTCGAAGGCAGGGCCGGCACGGTCGAGGAACCGCTGACCAGCCTCGGTCAAACCGACGCTGCGTGTTGTGCGGACGAATAGCGCGGCGCCGATGCGGGCTTCCAGCGCGCGCACCGCCTGGCTCACGGCGGATGGCGTCACGCCGAGATCGGCGGCGGCGCGGCGGAAGTTGCGGCGCCTGGCGACGGCCAGGAACACCTCGACGCCCTCCAGCGCACCATGCCTCACTGTGTAGTTCTGCTTCATGGGTCGTTGTGATTACAACGGATAGTCGAACGATGCAAGCGGGCCTAACTAGGGAGACGAAGCCAGGAGACATCTTGCGATGACCGATGAATTTGATGGTGTGCGCGAGCACTATCGCGCGACTGGCCTGACCGAGCGGTTGAGGACGGTCCTGGCCGCCCTTGGCCCGGAGGATCAGCTTCTCACGCCCCAGCAATTGGGCACCCTCGACCAATTTCACACCCGTGGGCTTGCGGCGACCGCCGAGCTTGCTCAACTGGCCGGAATCGAGGCGGACATGTCGGTACTGGACGTCGGCTCGGGCATCGGCGGGCCGGCGCGCTTTCTGGCCGCGACCTATGGCTGTCGGGTTACTGGCGTCGATCTCAGCGAGCCTTTCGTGGATGCCGCGCGCTATCTGACCGAGCGCACGGGGCAGAGCGGGCAGCTGTCGTTCCAGACCGCCAGCGCCTTGGAGCTTCCATTCGATGATGGCCGTTTCGACATCGTGCTGCTGCAGCACGTGGCGATGAACATCTCCGACCGGACGCGGCTCTACCGGGAGATTCGGCGCGTGCTGAAGTCAGGCGGCCGGTTTGCCACCTTCGACGTCGTGCTGGCCGGCGGCGAGCCGCATTATCCGCTTCCCTGGGCGCGAACACCGGCGACGAGCTTTCTGCTGACAATCGACGCGACGCGCAAGGCGATCGAACCGGCCGGCTTCCGCATGCTGGCATGGCAGGACGACACCGAAATCGCCAAGACCTGGTTCGCGCAGTTGCGTGCGTCGGGTCCGCCGCCTTCGCCAAATCTCGGCGTGGTGATGGGATCGGACTTTGCCGAGGTTGCGGCCAATTTGGGGCGAAATCTCATGCAAGGCCGGCTCGGCATCCTGACCGCGGTGTTCGAGGCCGCGTCGACCAACAGCTGACAGGAGACCGGAATGTCGACGGAAGCCCTTTTTCAGACACATCTCGTCCTTGGCTATGTCGTGTGGCTGCTTTGCTTTGGCGCATACGGTCTGCCGTGGCTCGGATCGATGGATCGGATCGCGGCGCAACGCGCTATCGCCACGCTGCACAGCTTCCGCTTCTTTGGCCTGGTCTTCATCCTTCCGGGCGTCGTCGGCCCCGATCTGCCGGCCAGCTTCGCCACCTTTGCCGCCTATGGCGACTTCGCAACCGGGATGCTGGCCATGCTGGCGCTGCTTACCGTCAAGGTACGCCAGCTGTTCTGGGCGTTCGTCGTCGCCTTCAACATCGTTGGCATGGTCGACCTCATCGTCGACTATTATCAGGCCATCCAGGCCGATCTTCCTGCCCATGCGGGGCTGCTGGGCGCCGCCTACGCGATGCCGATCCTCTACGTGCCGCTGCTGATGATCACGCATATCACCGCGTTCTATTTTCTGCTGCGTCCCCACCGGAGCGCATCTCGCGCCATCACGGAGAATGCGAGGGCTTCCTAGATCATCTTGGAGCTCGGCTGCACTTTCGAAGGCAATAGCGGCGAGGCGGAAGCGGATGCTACCGCCGTCCGCTCCCCATCTCGGTCGGCCGTGGCGCCGTGCCGCGCTCCTGCACGAGCGGTCCGAGCAGCACCTCTCCGAACAGCGGCTGGTAGCTCCGGCGCACCGCCGGATCCTCCTTGAAGGACAGCGCATACTGGCCGATCTGGTGGAAATAGGTGATGCGAGCCCTGACCAGGCTTTCGTCCGGGGGATAGCCCATGGCGCGGAACGAGCGGATCAGCAGCGCGATACGCAGATCGTCGATGTCCTTCACCTCCTGCGCCAGTTTTCGGGAGGTTCGCGACCAGTCGCGGATGGCCAGGTCGAGCAGCGGGCTGAACGGTGCTTCGTCGACCCACACATGCACGATGTCGGTGAAGAATTGCAGCCCGTCAATGTCGTGCATCTCGCGCATCGCCCAGAACGGCGCGCAGTTGATGTTGCGCCATTCCTGCAGCAGGCCGCCACGAAGATCGTCCAGGCTGGCAAAGTGGAAATAGAAGCTGCCGCGCGTGACCTTCAACTGCTTGGAGAGGCGGTCGATCTTCACCTCGGCGATGCCACGCTTCTCCAGCACCTTGCGCGCGGCGGCGATCCAGGCGTCGCGGCTGAGCGTCTGCCGCGCGGTCTTCGAACGCGGGGCTGCCTTGGACGGTCTCTTGCCTCTGGCCGGGGCGCTGTCGGCTTTCATGTGATCAAGACCTTCATCGCCATGCGCGACGCCTCCAATCCGTTCGCCGGCTTCGATGCGCTTCGCGACTCTTCGAGGGTCCATCTATCGCGGAACGCGCGACCAGAGCAATTCCAGGAACCGCTCTATGGCAATGCGCTGATCCGCTCCAGCATGAGTTCGAAGAACGGCGCCGGATCGATGCGTCGCAGAACGTTGCAATTCTTGGTGCGGCCGGTCACGTGCCACCAGTCGACCACCGTCATGCCGATCGTCTCCGGCGAGACGATGTCGACCGTCACCGCGCACTGCCGCTGCTCATAGATCTGTGGCGCCAGCAGGTAACCGGTGACGCAGGCATCGTGGATGGGGCGGGCCGGCGTTTCGAATTTGTGGGTGCCGTACTGGCGATAGAAGTCCGCCAGATTGGCGGCTTCGACCGCGGCACGGCTGCCGGTTGCGCGCAGGCGGTCGAGCCACTCGGGCGTCATCAGTGCGGTGTAGGTGCAGTCGATGCCGGCCATGGTCACCGGCACGCCGCTGTCGAACACCTTGTGGGCCGCATGCGGGTCGACGAAGATGTTGAATTCCGCCGCCGGCGTGGCGTTGCCGCCCTGGAAAAAGCCGCCGCCCATCAGCACGACTTCGCGCAGCCGGGGCACGATTCTCGGCTCCATGGTCATGGCCATGGCGAGGTTGGTCATCGGCCCGAGCGTGCAGACGGTCAGTTCGCCTTCCGGCGCCTCCATGATCGTGCGCACCAGGTAATTCACCGCGTGTTCGCTCTGCAGCGGCGTCACGGGTTCGGGAAGATCGGCGCCGTCTAGCCCGGTTTCGCCATGGACATACTCGGCCGTGATCAGCTTGCGCACCATCGGCGCCGGGCATCCGGCATGGACCGGCACGTCAGGCCGCCCGGCAAGCTCCACGACCTTTAATGCGTTCTTCGACGTCAGGGCGAGCGGCACGTTGCCGCCGACCGTGGTGATGCCGACCACGTCGAGTTCGGCCGGAGATCCCAGTGCGAAGAGGATGGCGAACGCGTCGTCCTGGCCCGGATCGGTGTCGATGATGATCTTGCGTGGTGCCATGTTTCAGCGCTCTTCCTTTTGCGGTCGAAAGCCTATTGATGAGGCCGTTCGGATGTGTAGAAATACAGTACTGTATCTTATGTTCAAGACAGGGTGTTCGAAAATGGATGCACAAGCGCGCGGCGATTTTTCCGAAATCCCGATCCTCGACGTGTCGGCGCTCTACGGTGGCGACGAAGGCGCGATCCGCGAGACGGCGGCGACGCTGCGCCGCTATCTCGAGACGATCGGGTTCCTCTATGTCACCGGTCATCCCATTCCGCGCGCCGATGTCGAAGCCGTCCGCGAAGCCAGCAAGCGCTTCTTTGCCTTGCCGGAGGAGGAAAAGCTCAAGCTGAAGATCGACCGGAATTTCCGCGGCTATCTGCCCTTCGCCGGCTCGACCATCGTAACCTCCTCCGTGGCGACGGTCAGCAAGCCGAACCAGAGCGAATCGATCTTCTTCATGCACGAGGTCGGCGCCGACGATCCCAGGGCTCTGGCCGAAAAGCCCTTGCAAGGCCCCAACCAGTGGCCGGACGAGACAGCGCTGGCGGGCTTCCGGCAGACGATCGATCGCTATGTCGAGGAGATGGGTACGCTGGCGCGCAAGATGGTCCGCGCCATCGCGCTCTCGCTCGGGCTGCCCTCCGACAGCCTCGACCGCTATTTCGAGCAGCCGACGACCTTTCTGCGCCTCCTGCATTATCCGACGCAGCCCCAGGAAGAAGGCCTCTTCGGCTCGGCGCCGCACACCGACTACGGCTTCATCACCTTGCTGGCGCAGGACAATGTCGGCGGCCTGGAGGTCAAGAACAAGGCTGGCGACTGGGTTCCGGCACCTCCGGTCCCGGACTCCTTCGTGATGAATGTCGGCGACATCCTGGCGCGCTGGTCGAACGACCAGTTCGTCTCGACGCCGCACCGTGTCATCAACCGGTCGGGACGCGAGCGCTATTCGCAGCCCTTCTTCTTCGATCCATCCATGGACGAGACGATCGAAGCGCTGCCGGTCTGCGTGCCGGCCGGCACGCACCCGAAATACGGGCCGGTGCTCTACGGCGACTATCTGATGGAGCGCATCGACAAGAACTATCACTATCGCAAGAAGAAGGCGGCGGAAGCGACCGGCGCCTGAGCAGATGCCAAGCCCGAGCCGGCCCCGAACAGCGGCCAGCTCGAGCCTTCCCTGACAAAGTCAGGCCTTGCCTGACAAAGACTGCCAACACTGCCAACAAGGAAAAGAAAGGGGAACAGCAATGAATGCATATCTGCGAATGGCCAGTCTCACGCTGGCGATCTCCACTATCGCCTGGGGTGGGGTCTCCCGGGCCGCCGAGGTCCCGAAATCCACCGACGTCAAGCAGAGTGGAACGCTCGCCGTCGCCAACACGCTGGACTACGCGCCGTTCGAATATCTCGATGCCGATGGCAAGCAGACCGGCATCATCATCGAACTGGCCGGCGAGGTGGCCAAGCTCGTCGACGCCAAGCTCGACGTGCAGCGCACGCCATTTCCCTCGATGATACCGGGTCTGGCGGCGGGCCGTTTCAAGATCGCCTGGGAGACGTTTTCGGCAACGCCCGAGCGGTTGAAGCAGGTCGATTTCGTCATGTTCCTGAAGGCCGGCCTCGCCGTCTCTACATCGCCGGACAAGAAGGCCAACTTCAGCGGCGACACGCCGCTCTGCGGCAAGCGTGTCGGCGTCTCGGCCGGCAGCGCCTCGGATTTCCTGGTCGACAAGCTCGGCAAGGAGTGCATCGACAAGGGTCAGTCGGCCATCGAAAAATCGGTCTTCAACTCATCGACGGATATCGTCCAGGCCGTGCTGTCCGATCGTGTCGATGCCCGCATGGACGATGCGACCGCATCGAGCTATTTCGAGGTGACGAGCAAGGGTCAGCTGGTGGTCCTGCCGACGCTTTACGAGGTCGCGCCGCTCGGCATGGCGATCGCCAAGGACGACAAGGAAACCGCCGACATGATGGTGGGCGCGCTTTCCGAGCTGTTCAAGAACGGCACTTACAAGGCTATCCTGGAGAAGTACGGCATGGGCGTCTATGCCATCAAGGAACCCTACTTCGTCGGCACCATGGACGCGCTTCGCGCCGAATAGAAATTACCGGCGCCTGATGGTCCGTCAGGCGCCGGCCAGCGATCAGGAGACCAGCGATGGGCGTGGCCCACCCGACCGAGATCGGCGTCGAGCCAGCAGGTGTCGCCGCCGCCGTGTCGCGATTGACCGTCGTGCCGCAGCGCCGCTACGGCATCTGGGTCGGCACGGCGCTTGCGCTGCTGCTGGCGTTTGTGATCATTCGCGCCTTCGCCAGCAATCCGGCCTTCGCCTGGGGCACGGCCGCCGGCTACCTGTTCCATCCCTCGATCATGCGCGGCCTGGGCAACACGCTGATGCTCACCGTCATCATCATGGTGCTGGCGATCGTGGTCGGCACCGTCATTGCCATCATGCGGGTGTCGCCAAGCCCGGTGCTGCGCGCCTTCGCGGGTGTCTATGTCTGGTTCTTCCGCGGTGTCCCGGCCCTGATCCAGCTGATTTTCTGGTTCAACCTGTCGCTGCTGGTGCGCGAAATCTCGCTCACTTTGCCCTTCCTGGGCACGCTGTTTGCCGTGCGCACCAATGATTTCATGACGCCGTTCTTCTCGGCTGTCGTTGCGCTTTCGCTGTGCGAGGCCGGCTACATGGCCGAAATCGTCCGCGCCGGCATCAAGTCGGTGCCATCTGGCCAGTCGGAAGCGGCGAGCGCGCTCGGCATGCCCTACCGCATGATCCTGAAGCGCATCACCCTGCCGCAGGCCATGCGCTTCGTACTGCCGCCGACCGGCAATGAGGCGATCAACCTCCTGAAGATGACGTCGCTGGTGACGTTCATTGCCGTCGATGACCTGTTCTATACGGCGCAAAGCATCTATGCGCGCACCTTCGAGACGATCCCGCTCTTGATCGTGGTCGCCTTCTGGTACCTTGCGGTGGTCAGCATCATGTCTGTGGGACAGCATTTCCTGGAGCGCCATTTCGGCCGCAGCGACACGCGCCGCGAGCCCCTGACGATGCGCGCCCTGCGCAACGCCATCAGCCTGCGCGGCGTCGCCCGATGAGCGATGTGAAGTCAGAAAATCGCGCCCGCTTCGGCGTGCCGGCCAACTCCATGGTGTTCGCGCGCGGCGTACGCAAATCCTATGGCCCGCTCGAAGTCCTCAAGGGGGTCGACTTCGACGTGCCCGAGGGATCGGTGGCTTGCATCATCGGCCCGTCGGGATCCGGCAAGAGCACGTTCCTGCGCTGCATCAACCATCTGGAGAAACTCAGCGCCGGCATCCTGCTGGTGGACAGCCAGTTCGTCGGCTACGACCTCCAGGGCGACAAGCTTTACGAGGTCAAGGACGATCTCCTGTGCCGGCGCCGGGCAGAAATCGGCATGCTGTTCCAGTCGTTCAACCTGTTCTCGCATATGACGGTGATGGAAAACCTGATCGAAGCGCCGACGCAGGTGCGGCGCATTCCCGCCGATCAGGCCAAGGCCGAGGCTGAGGTGCTACTGCGGCGTGTCGGCCTCGCCGACAAGATCGACCGCTATCCGCGCGAACTGTCCGGCGGCCAGCAGCAGCGCGTTGCGATTGCGCGCGCCATGGCAATGAAGCCGAAGGTTCTGCTGTTCGACGAGCCGACATCGGCGCTCGATCCGGAACTGGTCGGCGAGGTGCTGCAGGTGATGCGCGACCTGGCCGAGAGCGGCATGACGATGGTCGTCGTCACCCACGAGATCGGCTTTGCTCGCGAGATCGGCGATCAGCTCGTCTTCATGGATGGCGGCGTGATCGTCGAACGTGGCGCGCCGCGCGAGATGATCGCCAACCCGAAATCGCCGCGAACCCGCGAGTTCCTGTCCCGGGTTCTGTGAGGTCTCCTTGTCGGGGCGCGGTTGCCACTTCTCGGAATCACGCCGCCAACGCCGCTGGACCCAGGCTGCGGATGATCTTGGCGAGTTCGACGCATTCGCCGTGGCGGGTATTGTTGCGCCGCCAGGCAAGGCAAATCATGCGTTGCGGCATCGGCTCCTGGAACGGCACGATCTTCAGGTCCGGGATGGTGCCCGCTGGCCCGGCCGCCATTTCGGGGACGAGCGTGACGCCGAGCCCATGCGCCACCATCTGCAAGAGCGTGGTCAGGCTGGTGGCGCCGTAGCTTGCCATCGCCACCGGGCGCACATTGCCGCAGACGGCCAGCGCCTGTTCGCGCAGGCAATGACCTTCCTCCAGCAGCATCAGCCTCTCCAGTGCCGGGCTCTCGGGCGGAACCGGCGGCGAGGCGAAGGCGGGATCGCCTGATGGCACGGCGAGGAAGAACCTGTCGGGAAACAATGCCTCGGTGGTCAGGCCGGGATGATCGAGCGGAAGCGCGGCAATGAAGGCGTCGAGCTTCCGCGATGCGGTGTCCTCGACCAGGGACGTGGTGACGGCCTCGCGCAGTTCGAGCAGCAAGGCCGGAAAGTGCTTTTTCAGCTCGGGCAGGGCGCGCGGCAAGAGATAGGGCGCGACGGTCGGGATGATGCCAAGGCGGAAGCGTCCCTCCATGGCCATGCGGCCGCGCCGGGCCGTCGTTTCGACGTCGCGTATGTCGGCCAGGATACGTTCGATGCGCGGCAAAAGCGCTGCCGCTTCGTCGGTCATCCGGACCGACTTGCCGCCACGTTCGAACAGCCGGCAATTCAGGCGCTGCTCCATCTCCGCGATCTGCGCGGACAGGGCCGGCTGGCTGACACCGGCAAGTTTCGCGGCACGCCCGAAATGCAGCGTCTGGGCCAGCACTTCGAAATAATGCATCTGGCGAACCGTCAATCCGATCATGCGGGCAATCTTATCATAAGGAAATCCTATCAAAACAAACAGGAAAGGCAATTTGTCTTTATCGGCAAGGCAGCCTAGTCTGGAACCATTCCAGATTGGTGCGGCCACTGGCTGCCCCCCAGAATCCTGGCAAAGATCAAACCTCGGCAAATCGGAGACGAACATGGACGCGAAAACCGACGACAACAGCGCGGGCAAATGCCCTGTTGCGCATGGATCCGCCGGCCGGACCAACCGTGACTGGTGGCCGAACCAGCTCGACCTCGGCGTTCTCCACCAGCAGTCGAACCTGTCGGACCCGATGGGCGAGGATTTCGACTACGCCAAGGAATTCGCGAGCCTCGATCTCGATGCGGTCATCCAGGACCTGCACAAGGTCATGACGGATTCGCAGGATTGGTGGCCGGCGGACTTTGGCCACTATGGCCCGCTTTTCATCCGCATGGCCTGGCACAGCGCCGGCACCTACCGCATCGGTGATGGCCGCGGCGGCGCCGGTGCCGGCCAGCAGCGTTTCGCACCGCTCAACAGCTGGCCGGATAATGCCAACCTCGACAAGGCGCGCCGGCTGCTTTGGCCGGTCAAGCAGAAATACGGCCGCAAGATCTCCTGGGCCGACCTGCTGATCCTCACCGGCAACGTCGCGCTGGAATCGATGGGCTTCAAGACCTTCGGCTTCGCCGGCGGCCGCGCCGACGTCTGGGAACCTGAGCAGGACGTGGACTGGGGTTCTGAAACCAAGTGGCTCGACGACCAGCGCTACTCCGGTGATCGCGAACTCCAGGGCCATCTCGGCGCCGTGCAGATGGGCCTGATCTATGTCAATCCGGAAGGCCCGAACGGCAAGCCCGATCCGCTGGCTTCGGCCCGCGACATCCGTGAAACTTTCGGCCGCATGGCCATGAATGACGAGGAAACCGTGGCGCTGATCGCCGGCGGCCACACTTTCGGCAAGACCCATGGCGCCGGCGATGCATCGCTGGTTGGTGCCGAGCCGGAAGGCGCCGGCATCGAGGCGCAGGGCCTCGGCTGGTCGAGCAAGTATGCCAGCGGGATTGCCGGCGACGCCATCACTTCGGGCCTCGAGGTGACCTGGACGACGACGCCGACCAAGTGGAGCAACAACTTCTTCGACAATCTGTTCAACTACGAATGGGAGCTGACGAAGAGCCCGGCGGGCGCCCATCAGTGGACGCCCAAGGGCGGCGCCGGTGCCGGCTCCGTGCCGGATGCGCACGACCCCTCGAAGCGCCGTGCGCCGGCCATGCTGACCACCGACCTCGCGCTGCGGGTCGATCCGGCCTACGAGAAGATCTCGCGGCGTTTCCATCAGCATCCAGACCAGTTCGCCGATGCCTTCGCCCGCGCATGGTTCAAGCTGACGCATCGCGACATGGGTCCGGTCGTGCGCTATCTCGGCCCGTTGGTGCCGAAGGAAGAACTGATCTGGCAGGATCCGATCCCCGCGATCGATCACGAACTGGTCAGCGAGCAGGATATCGCCTCGCTGAAGGGGAAGATTCTGGCCTCGGGCCTGTCGGTTTCCGAGCTCGTCTCGACCGCCTGGGCATCCGCCTCGACGTTCCGCAATTCCGACAAGCGTGGCGGCGCCAACGGCGCCCGTATCCGGCTGGCACCGCAGAAGGACTGGGACGTCAACCAGCCGGCTGAACTGTCGAAGGTGCTTGCCAAGCTCGAAGGCATCCAGAAGGAGTTCAACGCGGCGCAGACGGGCGAGAAGAAGATCTCGCTCGCCGACCTGATCGTCCTCGGCGGCGTCGCCGCGGTCGAGAAGGCGGCGAAGGACGGTGGCCATGAGACCAAGGTGCCGTTTACGCCCGGTCGCATGGACGCTTCGCAGGAGCAGACGGATGTCCACTCCTTTGCCGCGCTCGAGCCGAAAGTCGATGGCTTCCGCAACTATGTCAGGGGCAAGCAGCCGATGTCGGTCGAAGCCAT harbors:
- a CDS encoding AMP-binding protein, with translation MPVNLDELKNATNLRGRAARNGNVFVAPVDGKAHVSGERAPPLLKETIPALFSDTASKYATQDAAVFVGQDKRFTWSELSDTVDALAAGFLALGLEKGDRVGIWSPNRWEWLVTQFATARIGLILVNINPAYRLTELDYALNKVACKALVTAASFKTSDYLGMIETLAPEIAKATPGKLKAQKLPALKIVIRMGEENSPGMFNFGDVLAMAGRDEHDSLDRISEGLKPGDAINIQFTSGTTGAPKGATLTHSNIVNNGNFVTSAIKLSVDDRLCIPVPLYHCFGMSMGTMGCVSKGATMVFPGEGFDAGATLKAVAQERCTGLYGVPTMFVGLLDHPDFQSFDLSSLRTGIMAGSPCPIEVMKKVVSLMHMSQVTIAYGMTETSPVSFQSGVDDPLEKRVSTVGRIHPHVEVKAVDADGATVAVGAPGELCTRGYSVMKGYWDDDDKTREAIDSDGWMHTGDLATIDAEGYCNIVGRVKDMVIRGGENVYPREVEEFLYRHPKVREVQVFGIPDTKYGEELCAWIVLKPGQIATEQEIKNFCSGQIAHYKIPRHIRFRTELPMTVTGKPQKFLMREAMVEELGLVTQKTA
- a CDS encoding nucleoside hydrolase, whose protein sequence is MAPRKIIIDTDPGQDDAFAILFALGSPAELDVVGITTVGGNVPLALTSKNALKVVELAGRPDVPVHAGCPAPMVRKLITAEYVHGETGLDGADLPEPVTPLQSEHAVNYLVRTIMEAPEGELTVCTLGPMTNLAMAMTMEPRIVPRLREVVLMGGGFFQGGNATPAAEFNIFVDPHAAHKVFDSGVPVTMAGIDCTYTALMTPEWLDRLRATGSRAAVEAANLADFYRQYGTHKFETPARPIHDACVTGYLLAPQIYEQRQCAVTVDIVSPETIGMTVVDWWHVTGRTKNCNVLRRIDPAPFFELMLERISALP
- a CDS encoding class I SAM-dependent methyltransferase, which codes for MREHYRATGLTERLRTVLAALGPEDQLLTPQQLGTLDQFHTRGLAATAELAQLAGIEADMSVLDVGSGIGGPARFLAATYGCRVTGVDLSEPFVDAARYLTERTGQSGQLSFQTASALELPFDDGRFDIVLLQHVAMNISDRTRLYREIRRVLKSGGRFATFDVVLAGGEPHYPLPWARTPATSFLLTIDATRKAIEPAGFRMLAWQDDTEIAKTWFAQLRASGPPPSPNLGVVMGSDFAEVAANLGRNLMQGRLGILTAVFEAASTNS
- a CDS encoding calcium:proton antiporter; translated protein: MTGFRRSAVSYAMPLAALAMAVAVRASGLSVDQGSLNARILVGALSSAIMFVTIFVVLDHAEAVARRVGEPYGTLVLTFAVTAIEVSIIVSMMLHGENNPTLARESVFSTVMITSTGVVGMCLALGGWRHRKQAIVRQGTSAYLAVLIALTVMTLILPTYTQTTDPGTFSAAQLGFVSVLSVLLYASFVFAQTVRHREDFIQGQPHDVSVRAAPQENISASALLLMAGLIGIVMLAEQVAASVEDTLVAYQVTQADSIVGAMIAGLVLMPEAISAVRASLNNELQRGLNVAMGSACATIGLTIPGVAAASLLTGRGLTLGLPAADAVLLVLALFICNVSFSTERTTFLTGMVHLVVFFTYVFLIFIP
- a CDS encoding isopenicillin N synthase family dioxygenase — its product is MDAQARGDFSEIPILDVSALYGGDEGAIRETAATLRRYLETIGFLYVTGHPIPRADVEAVREASKRFFALPEEEKLKLKIDRNFRGYLPFAGSTIVTSSVATVSKPNQSESIFFMHEVGADDPRALAEKPLQGPNQWPDETALAGFRQTIDRYVEEMGTLARKMVRAIALSLGLPSDSLDRYFEQPTTFLRLLHYPTQPQEEGLFGSAPHTDYGFITLLAQDNVGGLEVKNKAGDWVPAPPVPDSFVMNVGDILARWSNDQFVSTPHRVINRSGRERYSQPFFFDPSMDETIEALPVCVPAGTHPKYGPVLYGDYLMERIDKNYHYRKKKAAEATGA
- a CDS encoding LysR family transcriptional regulator, which encodes MKQNYTVRHGALEGVEVFLAVARRRNFRRAAADLGVTPSAVSQAVRALEARIGAALFVRTTRSVGLTEAGQRFLDRAGPAFEEIVAAGEAARDVGQRPTGLLRLSVPRAVVPLILEPVIASFCRAYPEVELEIAASDEMVDLATGGFDAGIRLGQFIAPDMVAVRLTPSFSFVVVGSPDYFERHGRPERVEDLRHHACLRLRRSNGAIAPWSFVDGNEAIEAMVSGPLIAHDYPTLLGAAMRGIGLAQIPRPVAEAPIAQGKLEPVLDSIAATTPGVFLYHPGKRQILPKLRAFIDHLKSAV
- a CDS encoding TetR/AcrR family transcriptional regulator yields the protein MKADSAPARGKRPSKAAPRSKTARQTLSRDAWIAAARKVLEKRGIAEVKIDRLSKQLKVTRGSFYFHFASLDDLRGGLLQEWRNINCAPFWAMREMHDIDGLQFFTDIVHVWVDEAPFSPLLDLAIRDWSRTSRKLAQEVKDIDDLRIALLIRSFRAMGYPPDESLVRARITYFHQIGQYALSFKEDPAVRRSYQPLFGEVLLGPLVQERGTAPRPTEMGSGRR